From a single Terriglobia bacterium genomic region:
- a CDS encoding IS481 family transposase: QHRHEHLLPWLHHYNWHRPHGSLNHVPPISRSGLDRNNLLRLHI; the protein is encoded by the coding sequence GCAACACCGTCACGAACATCTTCTTCCCTGGCTTCACCATTACAACTGGCACCGTCCTCATGGTAGCCTCAACCATGTTCCACCTATCAGCCGCTCCGGCCTCGATCGGAACAACCTCTTGAGACTCCACATCTAA
- a CDS encoding YncE family protein — protein sequence MALTPDGTRAYVSNSLGGTVSVIDTASNTVIATISVGRFLGPAAVTPDGKSVYVPGAVEVAVISTATNSVVSRIPTPAHATAVAITPDGTRAYAVGTNNVVVIDTATNTVLQSIGVSSSVSFFPAPIIAITPGGDTVYVGGGNSPVVQAIATASNTVVATIPIPGSFVFVGGLAITPDGSRVYVSNGFDAVSIIDTATNTLEPSPIQVGQFSAGVAVTPDGASVYVANQGSNNVSVISTATNTVVATVPAGFSPFAIAIANLSTPFSRFAISGLSVNKNGFTESGTFTLGANSSGLDLAAQPLTITVDNFTLTIPAGSFKQVGGNMHFVFSGTINGLPVSMTLMATGSTNNSFKYSVAVNGVDLTGQPNPATVGLQIGENTGSTTAPF from the coding sequence GTGGCTTTAACCCCCGATGGAACGCGGGCTTACGTCAGCAATTCTCTTGGCGGTACAGTCTCAGTGATTGATACAGCCAGCAACACCGTGATTGCAACCATTAGCGTGGGCCGTTTTCTTGGACCAGCCGCGGTTACGCCCGACGGCAAAAGCGTCTATGTGCCAGGTGCCGTTGAAGTGGCGGTAATCAGCACGGCCACAAACAGCGTGGTGTCCAGGATTCCCACCCCAGCCCACGCGACCGCTGTCGCTATCACTCCCGACGGAACCCGCGCTTACGCGGTGGGCACCAACAATGTTGTTGTGATTGACACTGCCACCAACACAGTTCTGCAGTCCATAGGCGTAAGTTCGTCTGTGTCCTTCTTTCCTGCTCCGATTATTGCCATTACGCCTGGGGGAGACACTGTCTACGTAGGCGGCGGGAACAGTCCCGTTGTTCAGGCGATAGCTACCGCGAGCAACACCGTGGTGGCAACGATCCCCATCCCTGGGTCCTTCGTGTTCGTTGGTGGGCTTGCCATCACGCCGGACGGCAGCCGGGTCTATGTATCGAATGGATTTGACGCAGTGAGCATAATCGACACGGCCACCAACACACTGGAGCCTTCCCCGATTCAAGTCGGCCAGTTTTCAGCCGGAGTAGCGGTTACTCCGGATGGAGCGTCTGTCTATGTTGCAAACCAAGGGAGCAACAACGTCTCCGTGATTTCAACCGCTACAAATACTGTGGTGGCAACGGTACCGGCGGGGTTTAGTCCGTTCGCCATCGCGATTGCCAACCTGAGCACGCCCTTCTCCCGGTTCGCGATCAGCGGGCTGAGCGTGAACAAGAACGGATTTACGGAGTCGGGCACCTTCACCCTGGGCGCAAACAGCTCCGGACTGGACCTGGCGGCCCAGCCGCTCACCATCACCGTGGATAACTTCACGCTGACCATTCCAGCAGGTTCGTTCAAGCAAGTCGGGGGAAACATGCACTTCGTGTTCAGCGGGACCATTAACGGTTTGCCCGTGAGCATGACGCTGATGGCGACCGGGAGCACGAACAACAGTTTCAAGTACTCGGTGGCCGTCAACGGTGTAGACCTCACCGGCCAGCCAAATCCAGCAACCGTGGGACTGCAGATCGGAGAGAACACCGGCAGCACCACAGCGCCGTTCTAA